The genomic window GCTTCAGAGAAGTATTCAAACGGCAGAGCATTTTGAGATGGACGAAGATTATGATGTTAAGAATTGGGAAAtgttgaatgaattgaatgcAGGTTCTTTCGAAGGATTGACCTACAAGGAAATCGAATCACGCTTTCCGGACGAGTACGGGAAGCGAGCAAAGGACAAATTACACTACATATATCCTGGAGTTGGAGGTGAAGGTTATTTGCAAGTCATTAGTCGACTTAGGGATATGGTCCGAGAACTCGAACGTATCACCGATCATGTCCTTATCATCGGACACCGATCTGTTGCCCGAGTTCTGATGGCCTACTTCATGGATCTCACCAGAGATGATATTGCAGACTTGGATGTACCTTTGGGAATGCTCTACGCCATTGAACCAAAACCCTACGGCATTGAATTCCATGCATACAGATACAAtgaacaacaacaatggTTTGACGAATTGCCAAACTACAAACCAAGAAAAGAGACAGAGAAAGGCAATTAAAATTTGATTGTCTATATGGATTGCGAAGAGGACAGCTAGAATACGAGCGGGGATGTAACATATGAGGGGTTCCGGAGTTCTTGCCATTTGGGTTGAGTTTGCGTTGCACTGCATAGCGAGGTTTTGTCACAGATTGGGAGTTTGgggtttgatttttggggaATTGACGATTTGTAACAACAGTTAGGAGATTGGAACTGATACCAGGGATTCAGAAATGCGGAAGTAAATGTGGTCGAGGCGTGTACAAGAATGGGAATATATTTCTGGGGTCGGCAGAGGCCCCTTTCTACTCTttatgatggatgaattgcTTCAGCTTTTACTACACTTTCGCGGATATCCAAAAGATCGGCTTTGGTCTTGCGCTTTGAGAGGGAATCTACAATAGATGGAAGGCCAGACTACTTTTGTACAGCAAGACTGAAATAGAGAACTAGAGATTTCTGCGAAGCGAGtaaaatagaaaaatgaTAACAAAAACGAAAACGAAAATGGTGTTTTAAAGTGTTCAAGTGTTCTGAGTAGAAAGCCATTTGGTTGATCGAAATTGCCATACTTCGTAATTATTTAGTATTTGATACTACTTGAAGAGGTATCTAGCAGATGGCTGTTGATGTGCTCGATGCGTATCAGTACACAGTAGTACGATCTTATTGGCAGTGGATTAACAATGATGTAAAAAGGTCGATCTCATCTGCCTTGTAACAATCCTAGAAACTTTTAAGTGTAGGTAGGCACTTACTTACATACTAGTCAGTTTATCCGGTCGGAACCCCTTCCCCCGCGCGTCATTTCGTCAACCCTTGCACAGGGTCGCAACCACACTTTCAACACATACTGCAACTTAATTTTAGACATTGAGATATCTACCACTCACACACTCTCTTTTCGTTTTGTTTTGCTCCGCCCTACTGTGCTGGATACAATTGAGGTTTGCAAATGGTGTTTGATGGTCTACAAGCAGTTTGACTGCGCTCAAGTTCCACGGTAGGTTTTTTGTGCTTTGCGATAGCTCCTCACAGAGCATTGTCTTATTGCCTTACATTCAATGCTCCTTTACAGCGTAATTGCATCTTGCGTTTTTACTCTGGCCGCATCCAGAATCATCAAACAAAAGTTATTCTCTTTCATCTTTGTTTCATCTCATTCTGTTGTCTTACTTTTTTTGTTCCATCTTGTCTCGCGTCAAAGTTCATTGACTGACTGGATGGGGCATTTGGCAGATAAAGATTTCTAGCTCTTTCACATATGGTTTACTTCGCATTCGACCGAGATCTTTTGCAATTCGTCGTTGCCAATTCGAATCTCCTAGAATCCTAATTGGGAAGGAGTTTTCGAGGACGTATACTTATATGTCCAGAGCACACACAACTCAACATCGCATTACtaaatcgaagaagaatagaagaTCACTAGGAATTCCGAATCTGCCAACACAAACACGACAGGATATTATAAGACAGGGAATATTGTTGCTCGAAGAAATTCGAAAGCTGATAAAGGTGGAAAACTTGGGACGCTCGACAGATTTGAGCAATCTTATAATGCCTCCAGCtacgaggaagagaaaatttAGCGAGGataaagagggagaggggaaggatAAGGGAGGATCTAGCAGTGCGCAGAAATATTACGCAGTcaggaaagggaaggaaacCGGCGTGTTTACTGATTGGGAGGATTGTAAGGAACAAATTACGGGGTTTGGGGGAGCTATGTGtaagtttcttttctcattttGTTCTTAAGAAAAGAATCCAGAGATAGACAGGGAAATACTTTTGTATATTCTCAAATTGTGTccagaaaaaaagctataaaaaaAGCTAACATGGGATGTTCCCGCAGATAAATCTTTTTCGACAAAATCAGATGCAGAAGCATTTGTAGCCGGGAAGAATCCAGCGAAATTTTCAAAGGGAGATAAATTCTATGCTGTGGCCGTGGGACACGAAACGGGGGTTTATGAGGAGTGGGCGGATGCGAAAAAACAAATTGATGGGGTAAAGGGAccaaaatataagaaatttgCTACAAGGGAGGAGGCAGAGGAGTTCGTGAGAGAAGGTGGAAAGGCCAATAAGAAGGTTAAGACAGGGTCGGGAAAAGAGGAGAGCGAAAAGAAAGTGGTGAAGGGGAAGGGCAAGGTTACGGTGGAAGAGAAAGCGCAGGAAGTGAGTAAGGGAGATATGATAAAGGTTTGGACGGATGGGAGTAGCAGAGGCAACGGAAAGGTTGGGGCCGTGGCTGGATATGGTGTTTTCTTTGGAGACGGCGATGAAAGGTATGTCATATGCTTGAAGCTCTCCGTTCAAGGCCCTTCACAAATATATTAACCACTCCTCTAGAAACATCTCGGCTCCCCTAGAAGGCTCCCCTCAAACTAACCAGCGCGCCGAACTCACGGCTGCGCTCCGCGCCCTCGAGACTGTACCATTAGATAAGAATATCGAAATTATCACAGACAGCAATTACACCATAAATTGCGCAACGGTATGGTATAAGAATTGGGGGAAAAATGGATGGAAAACTAGTACTGGAAAACCAGTCATGAACGAAGACTTGGTGAAGCAGATTAGGGCACTCATTGACAAGAGAACGAAAAATAAGGCTCAGACTAATTTGACGTGGGTTAAGGGGCATGATGAGAACCCGGGGAATGTGGCGGCGGACAGGTTGGCTGTTAAGGGGGCAATGGAGAAGAACAGGTGAGGAGCTCGTTGTTCGAGCCTCTTACTTAGCACTCCTCccatttttgaaatgatacCATTGTTTATATTGTACTGGTATCCGCAGAGCTTTGGGTAGCCAGCTACTAGTTATTTGTCCAATAAAGACCTTTGATTCTTTAGTAGTCCTGTTCGGcatatatcatttcattcttcaatcgaCATTGGGTCACATCTGAAGTTGTTCAGATGATATCATAGAGAGAGGAATAGTATTAATCATTCAtgccattttcaatctttatcTTTCGTTTCATGAAGCGCCCAGACACGTGCCAGATTCCTGGAGGGGCGAACACATGGCTGGATGCAATGCAGGGGCACGCTCTGGGCGGAAAAACCGGCATACCAAGACGGgcaaaatcaaaactcttttccaaaacactattttttgaaaaacgAATGACGATTTGAAAAGGTATGGCGAATtgagtaaaaaaaaaagtgtgTGATAAAATATAAGCTTTTAATATCCGATCTCTaattcaaaatctaaaaTAGTAATGGCTgatttaaaaatgaattttgaaagcaGAACTGTTTGTTTGGTGTGCCGTTTTTTCCGTCTAGAATGTCGTGGCGTGCAGGGGTTCCGTTTGTTGATAAGGATAGAAGAAAAATGTTTGTCTCACCGATAGCTAGATACATTCACATGCATATATATTGCTCAACCACACTCTTCTGCATGTTTGTATGAAACGGTAGCATTCATCAATCACACGACAACTGTTTCCGAGGAAGTCCTCTATCTGTCTGCGCAAATATCTTATATTGCATTCTTCATATAATCTGCCTGCCATTTCTGCAAAATCAATTGGCAGAATACGTCTACAGAACAAGCTCCACGGAACAAGGTGGCGGGCACTTCCAGATTCCACACGTCGAGAGAGGAAAAGGTTTTCAATGGTTCAATAACACAGGCTTGGGAACTTAAGGAGGCTACGAGATTGAAACGGAGATTCAATCTTAGGGACTGTGAGAGCGACGATTCAGGCGTGGGATAACACAACGGACGATTGTGCAGACTCATTGTTAAGGAAGGAAAGGCACATCTTGTGTGCAGAAGAGGAGGCTTCAAATTGGAATCGGAGACTAAGTGAGAATTAAAAGCTTCGCAGATCCAACGACTTGGAATTGGGCTCGTAGACCACAAACACAACATCCGGTTTTTTTAACTCACAGGCTTGggcttggcttggcttggctGGGCAGAAAAATAAGCAGGATTGCAgttcaattcaaaatatataccGAACAGACAAGCATCGAGAAGATAAGAAGATAGAATAGCCAAGATGCCTACTCTTTCGACATCCAACTTCAACATCGTATGTGCCATTCTTGGCGGATTCATTACTTTGTTTGGATTGGTATCTTACTTGTTCAAAGAGAAATTCTATCTTTCTGAAGCATGTATGTTTATTCCCCCTTTTCCCCTTGCCACTCTGGTTGTTGGTAGACAATGGCTGATATGGATTTAAACAGTgatatctcttctctttggCGTTGCCATGTCTCCACATGCTGCAGACTTCGTTCGACCCCTTGATTACACTGGCTCTCTTGCAAACCTCAATGCAACCACCCTCGACTTTTCCCGCTTAGTTCTAGGCGTTCAACTTGTCCTCGCTGGTGTTCAATTACCTTCCCGATACCTGAAATTGGAGTGGAAATCCCTCGCTCTCCTACTCGGTCCCATTATGACTACAATGTGGCTTTCGAGTTCGCTATTGATTTGGGGAATGGTTCCGAATCTGTCGTTTCTGCATGCTTTGGCTGTTGGAGCATGTATTACGCCTACCGATCCGGTACTGAGTAATAGTATCGTGAAGGGAAAATTTGCGGATAAGAATATTCCAAAGGAGTTGCAAAAGATTATTGTGGCGGAAAGTGGGGCGAATGATGGGTTGGGATATCCGTATTTGTTTTTGGCGTtgtatttgatcaaatatataGGGCAGGGTGGTGAGTTTATCTTCAATACATTTCCGTCTCCCGTTATCTGTTCTGTGTTCATGCTAATATCTTGTCATAGGCGCTGGTCAATCTGGTGGTGCAGGTAAAGCTATCGGTCTCTGGTTTGGAGAAACATGGGTTTATACTATCATCCTCAGTATTGTCTATGGAGCTACTATAGGCTGGATAGCCAAAGAGCTCCTTCACTGGgccgaagagaagaaatatgtTGATCGGGAAAGTTTCCTCGTATTCGCCATCACCTTAGCTCTATTCATCGTGGGCACTTGCGGTATGATTGGCAGTGATGACGTTTTGGCATGCTTTATT from Botrytis cinerea B05.10 chromosome 15, complete sequence includes these protein-coding regions:
- the Bcrnh1 gene encoding Bcrnh1; protein product: MSRAHTTQHRITKSKKNRRSLGIPNLPTQTRQDIIRQGILLLEEIRKLIKVENLGRSTDLSNLIMPPATRKRKFSEDKEGEGKDKGGSSSAQKYYAVRKGKETGVFTDWEDCKEQITGFGGAMYKSFSTKSDAEAFVAGKNPAKFSKGDKFYAVAVGHETGVYEEWADAKKQIDGVKGPKYKKFATREEAEEFVREGGKANKKVKTGSGKEESEKKVVKGKGKVTVEEKAQEVSKGDMIKVWTDGSSRGNGKVGAVAGYGVFFGDGDERNISAPLEGSPQTNQRAELTAALRALETVPLDKNIEIITDSNYTINCATVWYKNWGKNGWKTSTGKPVMNEDLVKQIRALIDKRTKNKAQTNLTWVKGHDENPGNVAADRLAVKGAMEKNR